Within the Agromyces atrinae genome, the region CCGCGGTGACGCCCGAGCCGCAGTAGACCGCGACCGGGGTGTCGTCGGTCACGCCGAGGGCTTCGAACTCCGCGCGCAGGTCGTCGGCGGCCTTGAAGCCGCCGCCCGAGACGAGGTTGGCGCCCGTCGGGCGGTTGACCGCTCCGGGGATGTGACCGGCTCGCGGATCGATCGGCTCGACCTCTCCGCGGTAGCGTTCGCCCGCGCGAGCGTCGATGAGGACGCCGGTCTCGGGGAACACCGCAGCGCCGTCGATGTCGACGGTCGGCAGCCCGCCCGATCGGAGCACGACGTCTCCCTCGACGGGTTCGACGGCGCCCTCCTCGAGCGGAAGCCCCGCGGCACGCCACGCGCGCAAGCCGCCGTCGAGGATGCGGACGTCGGCGACGCCCGCGGCGCGCAGCAGCCACCACGCGCGGGCGGCCGACATGGCGTTGAGGTCGTCCGTCACGACGACGGAGTTGCCCTGCGAGACGCCCCAGCGACGGGCCGCCGCCTGCAGGTGCTCGGTCGACGGCAGCGGATGACGTCCGTCGGTCGGCTCTCCGTGCTCGGCGAGCTCGCCGTCGAGGTCGACGTATACCGCGCCGGGAATGTGGCCGGCGGCGTGGTCGTCACGACCGTCGGGCTTGTCGAGTCGCCAGCGCACATCGAGCACGACGGGAGCGTCGTCGCTGCCGATCGCCGCGGCGAGGGCGTCGGGGGAGATGAGGATCTCAGCGGTGCGGTCGGTGCTCATGGCGGTGCCTCTCTCGCGTGGGCGGGGACTTGCGACGATAGTCGACGCCACCGTCATCGCCGCCCACGGCCGTAACAGAGCGCTCGATAGGCTGGGGCTGCGACCGACCGCCCGGGGATGACGGCCGGAGACGCACCGCGCGCAGCAGGGGGAACATCATCGACGACATCCGATCACTGCCCGAATTCGCTGCCGCCCAGGGCTGGTCGTATGCCGCGACCACCGAGCTGCCCGCCCGCGAGGGCATGTGGGAGAAGGTCGCACACGGCGTCGTGCGCGATCGGGTGAGCGGCATCGGCTGGGAGGCCGGCCGCATCACGGGCGGAGATCGTCGCGTCGAGACGGTCGAACAGCGGGGTCGCGTGACCGTGACCAAGCGCGTGAGCATCAGCACACCTCAGCGGAGCGTCAACCTCGGCTATCTGGCGATCACGCTCCCGCGCCGCCTGCCGCACATGGTGCTCGATGGGCGGTCGAACGGCCGCGGCATGCTCGTGCGCCCAAGACGAGACCAACGACTCGACCTCGAGGGCGACTTCAACTCGCACTTCCGGCTCTTCGTGCCGAAGGGCTACGAGCGCGACGCGCTCTACGTGTTCACCCCCGACCTCATGGCGCTGCTCATCGACGAGACCGGCGACATGGATGTCGAGGTGCGCGACGATCGCCTCATCGTCTTCCGCCCCGGCGGCTTCGACCTGTCGAATCCCGCGACGTGGCAGCGGTTCGAGCGCATTCGCGAGACGCTCGGCGCGAAGGCCCTGACCCGCACCGATCGGTACGTCGACGAACGGGCGGCGCAGCCGCTCGGCTCGGTCGCGGCGCCGGGCGACGTGGGAGCGGACGGAGCACGCCTCAAGACCCGTCTGCCGTGGGGCGTCTGGCTCGGCATCGGCATCGCCGCGGGAGCGCTCGTCTTCGCGGGAACGATCGTTACCGTCGTCCTCACGGCCATCGGCACGCGCTGAGCGAGCCGACATCGAGCGTCGTCGGCTCCGTCGTCGACCTCGTCGGGAGCACGCGATAGCACGCTTCAATGACCTGGCTCGGAGCCGATTGCCAGGAAAGCGGTTCACCCCCGTTCGGGGGTAATCGTGCAACCGCTCTCATCCCTCTCCTGCTGCGCTCCGAGCCGAGCATGCGGCGATGAACGACGCATCGACGACCCGCATCGCCTGATCTGCAAGCGCTTGCGACGCTCGCTCGACGCGCCTACCGTGGCCCTCGATCGACGGCTGGCGCCCATGGCGCCGCCCGGATCGTGCATTCATCGACGCGAAGGAGCGCCCCATGACCACCGCACATTCCGCCGACACGGCGACCATCGACACCACTCCCGCCGAGCGACCTCCGCGGCGGCGCTTCCTTGCCGGGTGCGCGGCACTCGCCGCCGGCATCCTCGTCGCCGCAGCCGCGACGACCGCGCCCGCCACCCCGGCGCACGCCGCGGCGCCCGGCCCGAAGGACACGATCGCCGTGCTCTTCTCGTACACCTGGAACGCGATCGCCGACGAGTGCACGAACACGCTCGGTCCCGCCGGATACGGTTTCGTTCAGACCTCGCCACCGCAGGAGCACGTGCAGGGCCCGCAGTGGTGGACCTACTACCAGCCGGTGAGCTACGACCTCGAGAGCCGCATGGGCACCGAGGCCGAGTTCGCGAGCATGGTCGAGACGTGCCGGCAGGCCGGAGTCGGCGTCATCGTCGATGCCGTCATCAACCACATGTCGGGCCAGTCGGCCGGCGGTGTCGGGTGGGCGGGAACCTCGTTCGGCCACTACGACTACCCGGGACTCTACGGCTCGAACGACTTCCACGACTGCCGGAAGGACATCACGAACTACCAGGATCGCGGCGACGTGCAGAACTGCAACCTCGTGAACCTCGCCGACCTCGACACGGGCTCCGATTACGTTCAAGGCCAGATCGCCGGATACCTCAACACGCTCATCGGGCTCGGCGTCGCCGGGTTCCGCTTCGATGCGGTGAAGCACATCTCGTCGGAGGACATGTCGGGCATCCTCTCGAAGGTCGAGAACCGTGACTCCCTCTACATCGTGCAGGAGGTCATCCGCGCGAACGAGCCGATCCAGCCCGAGGAGTACCTCGCCTACGGCGACATCCACGAGTTCTCGTTCGCCCGCACCCTCAAGGATCGCTTCGGCTCCGGCGACATCGCCGGTCTCGTCGAGGGCGGCGGCATCGGTGCCGGATGGAATGGGTTCCTCGACAACTCGCACGCCGCGGTCTTCGTCGACAACCATGACACCGAGCGCAACGGCGAGACGCTGAGCTACAAGGACGGCGCGCGCTACGACCTCGCCCAGATCTTCACACTCGCATGGAACTACGGATCGCCCTCGGTTCACTCCGGCTACGAGTTCGGCGGCAAGGACGAAGGCCCCGTGACCGATGGATCGGGCCGCGTCGTCGACCCCGTTCAGGGCCAGGGCAACTGGACCTTCACGCACGCGAAGCGCGACATCGCCAACATGGTCGGCTTCCGCGTCGAGACGTACGGCACCGAGATCACCGACGCCTGGACGAACGGGGGCAGTGCCATCGCCTTCGGACGCGGAGACGCCGGCTTCGTCGCGATCAACACCGGCGGCGAGTTCACCGAGACCTTCTCGACGAGCCTCCCCGACGGCGAGTACGTCAACGTCATCACCGGTGAGAACGCCGGCGGCGCGTGGACGGGCGACACCGTGACCGTCTCCGGTGGTCAGGTCACGCTGACCGTGCCGAGCGAGGGTGCTGTCGCCCTGCACGTCGGCGCGCTCGCCGGCTGAGTTCGGCACGGCCGCATCCGGCACGAGAACCACGGATGCCGCGGGTGATGTCTCCCCGCGGCATCCGTTCTCGTCTGAGAGCACTGATAGCATTGCTGTCAGGTGGTGATGATGGCGACAATCACGGTTCGCGGGCTCGACGAGGTCACGAAGGCGCGGCTGCGTGTCCGTGCTGCCGAGAACGGCCGATCGACGGAGGCCGAAGTGCGTGCGATCCTCGACGCCGCCGTGGCGTCCGACTCCGGCAGGAATGCGCTCGGAAGCAGACTCGAAGCCATACTCGGCGGCCTCGAACCGCTCGAGATCCCCGCGCGCGCCGAGCGTCCGCGCAGCGCTGACCTCGCATGATCGTCCTCGACACGAACGTGATCTCCGAGTTCCTCCGGCCGGAACCCTCGCGGGCGGTTCGCGAGTGGCTCGACGCGCAGACGGCGATCGATGTGACGACGACGGCCATCACGGTGGCGGAGCTCCGGCTCGGAGTGATGCGACTCCCCGACGGAGCGCGGCGCCGCGAGATCCGACGCGGAGTCGATCAGGCCCTCGACCTCTTCCGCGGTCGCATCCTTCCCTTCGACGAGCGAGCCGCGACGACTTACGCCGACGTCGTGACGACGCGCGATGCGCGAGGCCGCCCGATCTCCGGGGCGGATGCGCAGATCGCAGCGATCGCACACTCTCAGCGCGGCGTTCTCGCGACCCGCAACACGCGCGACTTCGAGCACCTCGATCTCGAGCTCATCGACCCCTGGACGGTCGCGCAGCCCTGACCCGGCTACTCCCGGCGTTCGTGTCGCCGGGGCTT harbors:
- a CDS encoding sulfurtransferase; translated protein: MSTDRTAEILISPDALAAAIGSDDAPVVLDVRWRLDKPDGRDDHAAGHIPGAVYVDLDGELAEHGEPTDGRHPLPSTEHLQAAARRWGVSQGNSVVVTDDLNAMSAARAWWLLRAAGVADVRILDGGLRAWRAAGLPLEEGAVEPVEGDVVLRSGGLPTVDIDGAAVFPETGVLIDARAGERYRGEVEPIDPRAGHIPGAVNRPTGANLVSGGGFKAADDLRAEFEALGVTDDTPVAVYCGSGVTAAHQIAALAIAGFDATLYPGSWSQWSNHPDRPVATTD
- a CDS encoding alpha-amylase, with the protein product MTTAHSADTATIDTTPAERPPRRRFLAGCAALAAGILVAAAATTAPATPAHAAAPGPKDTIAVLFSYTWNAIADECTNTLGPAGYGFVQTSPPQEHVQGPQWWTYYQPVSYDLESRMGTEAEFASMVETCRQAGVGVIVDAVINHMSGQSAGGVGWAGTSFGHYDYPGLYGSNDFHDCRKDITNYQDRGDVQNCNLVNLADLDTGSDYVQGQIAGYLNTLIGLGVAGFRFDAVKHISSEDMSGILSKVENRDSLYIVQEVIRANEPIQPEEYLAYGDIHEFSFARTLKDRFGSGDIAGLVEGGGIGAGWNGFLDNSHAAVFVDNHDTERNGETLSYKDGARYDLAQIFTLAWNYGSPSVHSGYEFGGKDEGPVTDGSGRVVDPVQGQGNWTFTHAKRDIANMVGFRVETYGTEITDAWTNGGSAIAFGRGDAGFVAINTGGEFTETFSTSLPDGEYVNVITGENAGGAWTGDTVTVSGGQVTLTVPSEGAVALHVGALAG
- a CDS encoding FitA-like ribbon-helix-helix domain-containing protein, with product MATITVRGLDEVTKARLRVRAAENGRSTEAEVRAILDAAVASDSGRNALGSRLEAILGGLEPLEIPARAERPRSADLA
- a CDS encoding type II toxin-antitoxin system VapC family toxin, with the protein product MIVLDTNVISEFLRPEPSRAVREWLDAQTAIDVTTTAITVAELRLGVMRLPDGARRREIRRGVDQALDLFRGRILPFDERAATTYADVVTTRDARGRPISGADAQIAAIAHSQRGVLATRNTRDFEHLDLELIDPWTVAQP